A genome region from Maylandia zebra isolate NMK-2024a linkage group LG6, Mzebra_GT3a, whole genome shotgun sequence includes the following:
- the socs7 gene encoding suppressor of cytokine signaling 7 isoform X2, whose protein sequence is MNNAQDMSPDFVLMRLVSVAEDDRLDAENGNLPPGGVVAGLGKEVLAHSGVKAGLDISRDPTEGLQHPSSHLNKAQPSTEGTAAPDSGVTESRATLSAPPPPQSSMEAQGFDFAPSPGLRPQLLVFSNIMRNGEGILELDRRNQPRDALDQSPGSGCSSPAVNNNTLSVREVQQQQQNLLDRTWGAHSPASVEMQGAAELCHRHRLIATTPEWPVLTERSNPLTVIDSKWGCATRDREGAVFELARRFGELGVGAVPKMLFKAGELPHCSCQSAHRPAGGGVEPGDDPTETSDALLVLEGLGNGDVDGLDMDECPEDEADDENGRREFLLNRKREIVQKMSGAFSISSFQVELRRQVEETATEAAAAAHIATQVCSLHGNLSGRLSQVSCGNTEVVTHASAKSSSTTPAQSSPWATSPNLSQASTPRRRPERCASAPRTPTGRATGGEKMLKVPGKSKKGSLKIRLSKLFRTKSCSGSSHLLDKRPSVTYSVSSAGSLVDMACAAGAEQDADNHSQPRLTRAHSAFSPASLSASLSTFTGETVSLVDVDISRRGANTPHPHPPTPPPPPRRSLSLLDAFLRALPHSNPSSADGPPPIRQAPPPMLCALRRSEASNFTASLRELEKCGWYWGPMNWEDAEMKLKGKPDGSFLVRDSSDPRYILSLSFRSQGVTHHTRMEHYRGTFSLWCHPKFEDRCHSVVEFIERAIMHSKNGKFLYFLRSRVPGLPPTPVQLLYPVSRFSNVKSLQHLCRFCIRQIVRIDHIQELPLPRPLISYLSKFYYYDPEEEMYLSIKSIRRVVGVGQEAESQT, encoded by the exons ATGAACAACGCTCAAGATATGTCGCCCGATTTTGTGTTGATGCGCCTGGTTTCCGTGGCCGAGGATGACCGCTTGGACGCAGAAAACGGGAATCTGCCGCCGGGAGGAGTGGTGGCAGGGCTGGGGAAGGAGGTCCTGGCTCACAGCGGCGTCAAAGCGGGTTTGGATATAAGCCGAGATCCAACGGAGGGCCTCCAGCATCCCAGCAGCCACCTGAACAAAGCACAGCCGAGCACCGAGGGCACGGCTGCACCTGACTCTGGGGTGACGGAGAGCCGAGCCACACTGTCCGCGCCTCCGCCGCCGCAGAGCTCCATGGAGGCCCAGGGGTTTGACTTCGCTCCCAGCCCCGGCCTACGGCCTCAGTTGCTAGTCTTCTCCAATATAATGCGGAACGGAGAGGGGATTTTGGAATTAGACCGTCGGAATCAGCCGAGGGATGCTCTGGATCAGAGCCCGGGATCTGGCTGCTCCAGCCCAGCGGTCAATAACAACACTCTGAGTGTCAGAGaggttcagcagcagcagcagaacctGCTAGACCGGACATGGGGAGCGCATTCGCCAGCCTCTGTGGAGATGCAGGGAGCGGCTGAGCTATGCCACCGGCATCGACTCATCGCCACTACGCCAGAGTGGCCCGTGTTGACGGAGAGATCTAACCCTCTCACCGTGATTGACTCTAAATGGGGATGCGCCACCAGGGACAGGGAAGGAGCCGTGTTTGAGCTGGCCCGGCGGTTCGGGGAGCTTGGGGTTGGCGCGGTACCCAAAATGCTGTTCAAAGCAGGCGAGCTCCCACACTGTTCGTGTCAGAGTGCACATAGGCCGGCAGGAGGGGGAGTAGAGCCCGGCGATGACCCAACAGAGACTAGCGACGCATTGTTGGTGCTGGAAGGGCTGGGGAACGGGGACGTTGACGGTTTGGACATGGACGAGTGTCCGGAGGATGAGGCAGATGATGAAAACGGACGCCGGGAGTTTTTACTCAACAGGAAAAGGGAAATAGTTCAGAAAATGTCCGGGGCTTTCTCCATCAGCAGTTTTCAAGTGGAActgaggaggcaggtggagGAGACGGCGACAGAAGCAGCGGCTGCGGCGCACATTGCCACGCAGGTGTGCAGCCTCCACGGGAACTTATCCGGCCGGCTCTCGCAGGTAAGCTGTGGGAATACAGAGGTTGTCACGCATGCTTCAGCCAAGTCATCGTCGACTACCCCGGCCCAGAGCTCGCCCTGGGCCACAAGCCCGAACCTGAGCCAGGCATCGACACCCAGAAGGCGGCCGGAGCGGTGCGCCAGTGCGCCCCGGACTCCCACGGGCAGGGCCACGGGCGGGGAAAAGATGCTCAAAGTTCCAGGGAAGTCAAAAAAGGGCTCGTTAAAGATCAGACTGAGCAAATTGTTCCGGACTAAAAGCTGCAGCGGCTCCAGTCACCTTTTGGACAAAAGGCCCTCAGTGACTTATTCAGTATCTTCTGCCGGGAGTCTGGTGGACATGGCGTGTGCAGCGGGTGCTGAGCAGGATGCAGACAA ccacAGCCAGCCCAGACTGACCAGGGCCCACAGTGCCTTTTCCCCAGCCTCCCTCTCTGCCTCCCTCTCAACTTTCACTG GTGAGACCGTTTCTCTAGTGGATGTGGATATTTCACGGCGAGGGGCGAATACGCCACACCCACACCCACCTACACCTCCACCCCCTCCTCGTCGAAGTCTCAGTCTCTTAG ATGCTTTCCTACGGGCCCTTCCTCATTCCAACCCATCATCAGCTGATGGTCCACCCCCCATCAGACAGGCCCCACCCCCCATGCTGTGTGCCCTGCGGCGGTCGGAAGCCAGCAACTTCACCGCCAGTCTGAGAGAACTGGAGAAG TGCGGCTGGTACTGGGGTCCCATGAATTGGGAGGATGCGGAGATGAAGCTGAAGGGTAAACCAGACGGATCCTTCCTGGTTCGTGACAGTTCAGACCCTCGGTACATCCTGAGCCTCAGCTTCAGATCACAGGGAGTCACACACCACACTCGCATGGAGCACTACAGAg GGACGTTCAGTTTGTGGTGTCACCCGAAGTTTGAGGACCGCTGTCACTCTGTGGTGGAGTTCATCGAGCGAGCCATCATGCACTCCAAAAATGGGAAATTCCTCTACTTCCTCCGCTCCAGAGTCCCAG GACTACCTCCCACTCCGGTTCAGCTGCTGTATCCTGTGTCTCGCTTCAGCAACGTGAAGTCACTTCAACATCTGTGTCGCTTTTGCATCCGACAAATAGTCCGCATCGACCACATCCAAGAGCTTCCACTGCCCAG ACCGCTGATCTCCTACCTGAGTAAGTTTTATTACTATGACCCTGAGGAGGAGATGTACCTGTCAATCAAGAGCATCCGGAGGGTAGTGGGAGTAGGGCAGGAGGCCGAGTCGCAGACGTAG
- the socs7 gene encoding suppressor of cytokine signaling 7 isoform X3 codes for MNNAQDMSPDFVLMRLVSVAEDDRLDAENGNLPPGGVVAGLGKEVLAHSGVKAGLDISRDPTEGLQHPSSHLNKAQPSTEGTAAPDSGVTESRATLSAPPPPQSSMEAQGFDFAPSPGLRPQLLVFSNIMRNGEGILELDRRNQPRDALDQSPGSGCSSPAVNNNTLSVREVQQQQQNLLDRTWGAHSPASVEMQGAAELCHRHRLIATTPEWPVLTERSNPLTVIDSKWGCATRDREGAVFELARRFGELGVGAVPKMLFKAGELPHCSCQSAHRPAGGGVEPGDDPTETSDALLVLEGLGNGDVDGLDMDECPEDEADDENGRREFLLNRKREIVQKMSGAFSISSFQVELRRQVEETATEAAAAAHIATQVCSLHGNLSGRLSQVSCGNTEVVTHASAKSSSTTPAQSSPWATSPNLSQASTPRRRPERCASAPRTPTGRATGGEKMLKVPGKSKKGSLKIRLSKLFRTKSCSGSSHLLDKRPSVTYSVSSAGSLVDMACAAGAEQDADNHSQPRLTRAHSAFSPASLSASLSTFTDAFLRALPHSNPSSADGPPPIRQAPPPMLCALRRSEASNFTASLRELEKCGWYWGPMNWEDAEMKLKGKPDGSFLVRDSSDPRYILSLSFRSQGVTHHTRMEHYRGTFSLWCHPKFEDRCHSVVEFIERAIMHSKNGKFLYFLRSRVPGLPPTPVQLLYPVSRFSNVKSLQHLCRFCIRQIVRIDHIQELPLPRPLISYLSKFYYYDPEEEMYLSIKSIRRVVGVGQEAESQT; via the exons ATGAACAACGCTCAAGATATGTCGCCCGATTTTGTGTTGATGCGCCTGGTTTCCGTGGCCGAGGATGACCGCTTGGACGCAGAAAACGGGAATCTGCCGCCGGGAGGAGTGGTGGCAGGGCTGGGGAAGGAGGTCCTGGCTCACAGCGGCGTCAAAGCGGGTTTGGATATAAGCCGAGATCCAACGGAGGGCCTCCAGCATCCCAGCAGCCACCTGAACAAAGCACAGCCGAGCACCGAGGGCACGGCTGCACCTGACTCTGGGGTGACGGAGAGCCGAGCCACACTGTCCGCGCCTCCGCCGCCGCAGAGCTCCATGGAGGCCCAGGGGTTTGACTTCGCTCCCAGCCCCGGCCTACGGCCTCAGTTGCTAGTCTTCTCCAATATAATGCGGAACGGAGAGGGGATTTTGGAATTAGACCGTCGGAATCAGCCGAGGGATGCTCTGGATCAGAGCCCGGGATCTGGCTGCTCCAGCCCAGCGGTCAATAACAACACTCTGAGTGTCAGAGaggttcagcagcagcagcagaacctGCTAGACCGGACATGGGGAGCGCATTCGCCAGCCTCTGTGGAGATGCAGGGAGCGGCTGAGCTATGCCACCGGCATCGACTCATCGCCACTACGCCAGAGTGGCCCGTGTTGACGGAGAGATCTAACCCTCTCACCGTGATTGACTCTAAATGGGGATGCGCCACCAGGGACAGGGAAGGAGCCGTGTTTGAGCTGGCCCGGCGGTTCGGGGAGCTTGGGGTTGGCGCGGTACCCAAAATGCTGTTCAAAGCAGGCGAGCTCCCACACTGTTCGTGTCAGAGTGCACATAGGCCGGCAGGAGGGGGAGTAGAGCCCGGCGATGACCCAACAGAGACTAGCGACGCATTGTTGGTGCTGGAAGGGCTGGGGAACGGGGACGTTGACGGTTTGGACATGGACGAGTGTCCGGAGGATGAGGCAGATGATGAAAACGGACGCCGGGAGTTTTTACTCAACAGGAAAAGGGAAATAGTTCAGAAAATGTCCGGGGCTTTCTCCATCAGCAGTTTTCAAGTGGAActgaggaggcaggtggagGAGACGGCGACAGAAGCAGCGGCTGCGGCGCACATTGCCACGCAGGTGTGCAGCCTCCACGGGAACTTATCCGGCCGGCTCTCGCAGGTAAGCTGTGGGAATACAGAGGTTGTCACGCATGCTTCAGCCAAGTCATCGTCGACTACCCCGGCCCAGAGCTCGCCCTGGGCCACAAGCCCGAACCTGAGCCAGGCATCGACACCCAGAAGGCGGCCGGAGCGGTGCGCCAGTGCGCCCCGGACTCCCACGGGCAGGGCCACGGGCGGGGAAAAGATGCTCAAAGTTCCAGGGAAGTCAAAAAAGGGCTCGTTAAAGATCAGACTGAGCAAATTGTTCCGGACTAAAAGCTGCAGCGGCTCCAGTCACCTTTTGGACAAAAGGCCCTCAGTGACTTATTCAGTATCTTCTGCCGGGAGTCTGGTGGACATGGCGTGTGCAGCGGGTGCTGAGCAGGATGCAGACAA ccacAGCCAGCCCAGACTGACCAGGGCCCACAGTGCCTTTTCCCCAGCCTCCCTCTCTGCCTCCCTCTCAACTTTCACTG ATGCTTTCCTACGGGCCCTTCCTCATTCCAACCCATCATCAGCTGATGGTCCACCCCCCATCAGACAGGCCCCACCCCCCATGCTGTGTGCCCTGCGGCGGTCGGAAGCCAGCAACTTCACCGCCAGTCTGAGAGAACTGGAGAAG TGCGGCTGGTACTGGGGTCCCATGAATTGGGAGGATGCGGAGATGAAGCTGAAGGGTAAACCAGACGGATCCTTCCTGGTTCGTGACAGTTCAGACCCTCGGTACATCCTGAGCCTCAGCTTCAGATCACAGGGAGTCACACACCACACTCGCATGGAGCACTACAGAg GGACGTTCAGTTTGTGGTGTCACCCGAAGTTTGAGGACCGCTGTCACTCTGTGGTGGAGTTCATCGAGCGAGCCATCATGCACTCCAAAAATGGGAAATTCCTCTACTTCCTCCGCTCCAGAGTCCCAG GACTACCTCCCACTCCGGTTCAGCTGCTGTATCCTGTGTCTCGCTTCAGCAACGTGAAGTCACTTCAACATCTGTGTCGCTTTTGCATCCGACAAATAGTCCGCATCGACCACATCCAAGAGCTTCCACTGCCCAG ACCGCTGATCTCCTACCTGAGTAAGTTTTATTACTATGACCCTGAGGAGGAGATGTACCTGTCAATCAAGAGCATCCGGAGGGTAGTGGGAGTAGGGCAGGAGGCCGAGTCGCAGACGTAG
- the socs7 gene encoding suppressor of cytokine signaling 7 isoform X1, whose product MNNAQDMSPDFVLMRLVSVAEDDRLDAENGNLPPGGVVAGLGKEVLAHSGVKAGLDISRDPTEGLQHPSSHLNKAQPSTEGTAAPDSGVTESRATLSAPPPPQSSMEAQGFDFAPSPGLRPQLLVFSNIMRNGEGILELDRRNQPRDALDQSPGSGCSSPAVNNNTLSVREVQQQQQNLLDRTWGAHSPASVEMQGAAELCHRHRLIATTPEWPVLTERSNPLTVIDSKWGCATRDREGAVFELARRFGELGVGAVPKMLFKAGELPHCSCQSAHRPAGGGVEPGDDPTETSDALLVLEGLGNGDVDGLDMDECPEDEADDENGRREFLLNRKREIVQKMSGAFSISSFQVELRRQVEETATEAAAAAHIATQVCSLHGNLSGRLSQVSCGNTEVVTHASAKSSSTTPAQSSPWATSPNLSQASTPRRRPERCASAPRTPTGRATGGEKMLKVPGKSKKGSLKIRLSKLFRTKSCSGSSHLLDKRPSVTYSVSSAGSLVDMACAAGAEQDADNHSQPRLTRAHSAFSPASLSASLSTFTGETVSLVDVDISRRGANTPHPHPPTPPPPPRRSLSLLDDIAGPQPGPFLVSVMGASLQSLPLPLPPPPPPSHTTIQHSLSLNDAFLRALPHSNPSSADGPPPIRQAPPPMLCALRRSEASNFTASLRELEKCGWYWGPMNWEDAEMKLKGKPDGSFLVRDSSDPRYILSLSFRSQGVTHHTRMEHYRGTFSLWCHPKFEDRCHSVVEFIERAIMHSKNGKFLYFLRSRVPGLPPTPVQLLYPVSRFSNVKSLQHLCRFCIRQIVRIDHIQELPLPRPLISYLSKFYYYDPEEEMYLSIKSIRRVVGVGQEAESQT is encoded by the exons ATGAACAACGCTCAAGATATGTCGCCCGATTTTGTGTTGATGCGCCTGGTTTCCGTGGCCGAGGATGACCGCTTGGACGCAGAAAACGGGAATCTGCCGCCGGGAGGAGTGGTGGCAGGGCTGGGGAAGGAGGTCCTGGCTCACAGCGGCGTCAAAGCGGGTTTGGATATAAGCCGAGATCCAACGGAGGGCCTCCAGCATCCCAGCAGCCACCTGAACAAAGCACAGCCGAGCACCGAGGGCACGGCTGCACCTGACTCTGGGGTGACGGAGAGCCGAGCCACACTGTCCGCGCCTCCGCCGCCGCAGAGCTCCATGGAGGCCCAGGGGTTTGACTTCGCTCCCAGCCCCGGCCTACGGCCTCAGTTGCTAGTCTTCTCCAATATAATGCGGAACGGAGAGGGGATTTTGGAATTAGACCGTCGGAATCAGCCGAGGGATGCTCTGGATCAGAGCCCGGGATCTGGCTGCTCCAGCCCAGCGGTCAATAACAACACTCTGAGTGTCAGAGaggttcagcagcagcagcagaacctGCTAGACCGGACATGGGGAGCGCATTCGCCAGCCTCTGTGGAGATGCAGGGAGCGGCTGAGCTATGCCACCGGCATCGACTCATCGCCACTACGCCAGAGTGGCCCGTGTTGACGGAGAGATCTAACCCTCTCACCGTGATTGACTCTAAATGGGGATGCGCCACCAGGGACAGGGAAGGAGCCGTGTTTGAGCTGGCCCGGCGGTTCGGGGAGCTTGGGGTTGGCGCGGTACCCAAAATGCTGTTCAAAGCAGGCGAGCTCCCACACTGTTCGTGTCAGAGTGCACATAGGCCGGCAGGAGGGGGAGTAGAGCCCGGCGATGACCCAACAGAGACTAGCGACGCATTGTTGGTGCTGGAAGGGCTGGGGAACGGGGACGTTGACGGTTTGGACATGGACGAGTGTCCGGAGGATGAGGCAGATGATGAAAACGGACGCCGGGAGTTTTTACTCAACAGGAAAAGGGAAATAGTTCAGAAAATGTCCGGGGCTTTCTCCATCAGCAGTTTTCAAGTGGAActgaggaggcaggtggagGAGACGGCGACAGAAGCAGCGGCTGCGGCGCACATTGCCACGCAGGTGTGCAGCCTCCACGGGAACTTATCCGGCCGGCTCTCGCAGGTAAGCTGTGGGAATACAGAGGTTGTCACGCATGCTTCAGCCAAGTCATCGTCGACTACCCCGGCCCAGAGCTCGCCCTGGGCCACAAGCCCGAACCTGAGCCAGGCATCGACACCCAGAAGGCGGCCGGAGCGGTGCGCCAGTGCGCCCCGGACTCCCACGGGCAGGGCCACGGGCGGGGAAAAGATGCTCAAAGTTCCAGGGAAGTCAAAAAAGGGCTCGTTAAAGATCAGACTGAGCAAATTGTTCCGGACTAAAAGCTGCAGCGGCTCCAGTCACCTTTTGGACAAAAGGCCCTCAGTGACTTATTCAGTATCTTCTGCCGGGAGTCTGGTGGACATGGCGTGTGCAGCGGGTGCTGAGCAGGATGCAGACAA ccacAGCCAGCCCAGACTGACCAGGGCCCACAGTGCCTTTTCCCCAGCCTCCCTCTCTGCCTCCCTCTCAACTTTCACTG GTGAGACCGTTTCTCTAGTGGATGTGGATATTTCACGGCGAGGGGCGAATACGCCACACCCACACCCACCTACACCTCCACCCCCTCCTCGTCGAAGTCTCAGTCTCTTAG ACGACATAGCCGGGCCCCAGCCTGGGCCTTTCCTAGTGAGCGTCATGGGCGCCTCTCTGCAGTCTCTTCCTctgcctctccctcctcctcctcctccttcccacACTACCATCCAGCACAGTCTCAGCCTCAATG ATGCTTTCCTACGGGCCCTTCCTCATTCCAACCCATCATCAGCTGATGGTCCACCCCCCATCAGACAGGCCCCACCCCCCATGCTGTGTGCCCTGCGGCGGTCGGAAGCCAGCAACTTCACCGCCAGTCTGAGAGAACTGGAGAAG TGCGGCTGGTACTGGGGTCCCATGAATTGGGAGGATGCGGAGATGAAGCTGAAGGGTAAACCAGACGGATCCTTCCTGGTTCGTGACAGTTCAGACCCTCGGTACATCCTGAGCCTCAGCTTCAGATCACAGGGAGTCACACACCACACTCGCATGGAGCACTACAGAg GGACGTTCAGTTTGTGGTGTCACCCGAAGTTTGAGGACCGCTGTCACTCTGTGGTGGAGTTCATCGAGCGAGCCATCATGCACTCCAAAAATGGGAAATTCCTCTACTTCCTCCGCTCCAGAGTCCCAG GACTACCTCCCACTCCGGTTCAGCTGCTGTATCCTGTGTCTCGCTTCAGCAACGTGAAGTCACTTCAACATCTGTGTCGCTTTTGCATCCGACAAATAGTCCGCATCGACCACATCCAAGAGCTTCCACTGCCCAG ACCGCTGATCTCCTACCTGAGTAAGTTTTATTACTATGACCCTGAGGAGGAGATGTACCTGTCAATCAAGAGCATCCGGAGGGTAGTGGGAGTAGGGCAGGAGGCCGAGTCGCAGACGTAG